TACTGAGTTGGAGCTGCTTTTTGATCTCATTGGTAGCTTCCACAAGCACTTCAGTCTCTTTGCCCGTCTTAATCTGGTACACCAGATTGTTTGTGAAAAACAGCATTCCAGCCAATTGTTGGCAAAGATCATCGTGTAATTCGCGTCCTAGCTTCCGTTTCTCACGCTCTGAAATGTGGAGAGCTTTGTGCTCCAGCTCTTTCTGTTCCTTAATAGCAAAGATCAAACCTTCGTATTCTGGAGATTCTGGGGCTTTTCTATGCCCGATCTCCCTTAGCCAAATATAGGAGTCGTTTGAATCAGCCCAGCGGTAATCAACTTGATAGATATTCTTCCCCTGATTGGCGAGAATGGTCTCTTTAGTATCTTCAAGATCATTTGGGTGAATGGATTTAAACCAGTCATCCTGTTTGCTAATAGATCCAGTCTTTTTACCTAGTACTTCTGCGGCCCATGGGGATAGTGAAGTGATCGACTTACGATGGTTACTTGCCTGCCAATAAGCCATACCTCCCTTTTTAAGGAGGTGATCTAATTCCAAGGGAATTTCCTGGATGGGCATGGCTTAGTTCGTAAAATGACTTATGTGTAGGGTTTTTCCGTGAAGAAAGGGAAAGAATCCGAATATAAATTGCAGCAAAAATCCCGAATGTCCATATGGAAATTCCCTATAGAATTGGAGGGGAATCTCGCATTTTTAGTGCTGCCCCTCCCAATTTCAGAAAAGCATCCTTGGTGATCTGGGCATTTCTTTCCCAAGAGTTATCTTTTCGATAACCTTCCCAATCGGGCTGAAGTCTTTGCTTTTTAAATTCGCTCATACCCGCGACTAACGATTCTGCATCATCTGGGTTTACCCAGATTCCAAGGGAGTATTCTTTTACCAGGTCTTCCAAGGGACTAGGGCCTGAGCTTGCTATACATGGCTTGTCAAATGCAGCCGCCAGGTTGAGTACGCCACTCGCTGAGCGGAATCCCTTGCTGTAGGTAAGGAGAATTCCATCCGCGGCGCAGAAGTAGTCATTTACCTCTTCGTCAGGAATGTAATCTGTGTAAAAGCTTATCTGATCTTCAACATTATGTTCCTTGGCCAGGAGTTTGTAATCTTCTGGCTGTTTCTGAGTTTCATTCAGACTCTGACCGGCTACCACAAGATGAATCTCCGGGTGTACGGCTAAACTTTTAATTGCGAGATCGAGATTCTTGTTATCTCGGATATGCCCAAAAGAGAGAAGGAGCATGCGATCTTCAGGTAGCTTTAATTTTGCGCAGGCGTCTTCTCTACTTAGTGGTCGAGCATCCACTGGGTAGGGTCCATGGGGAACTACGTATTGGGGTAGGGCGGTCGGCACATTCGCCGAAGGATCTTTCAGGATTTGATGAATAAATATAAGGTCTACGAAGTCATAAGCTTTCTCGACCGAGTAATTGTGCCACCAAGATGGCCCCAGTGCAGTATCTCTGATGGGATCGTGTAGTACGGTGCCGAATACGATGCCGCTCTTTTTTACTCGTTTGAGTGAACCAATCCAGAAGGGTGAAAAATACTCGAGGTACGAACCGAAAAGGACGTGTTGACAGGAATTGTTTTCCAAGAAGTTAACGAGGCTTTTTATATCTGAGGTGATCTCTCTAAAGAACCCAAACAGTCGAGCCAATTTAGAAGCGCCCGTTCTTTTTGCTTTTGCGGAAAGAACCTTGATGGCGTTTTAACGCCGATCGTCGTAGTCGGGGAAATTAGGAGGGCACAAAAAATCTACTTCACAACCGGCATCGACCAAAGCATTGGCCTGAAAATGCGCGTATTGCGCAAGTCCACCAAATGCTGAGTTGTTGAAATAGAGAATTTTCATGCTAATGATTAAAGCCTTATAAGCCCTTCAATAGGTAGGTCAGGGTTTAGAGATTTCCAGCCAGTCAGGGTTCTCTCTGGCATGAGCCAAAATCTCTTCCAATATATCGTTGATTGGAGTGTTTGGTTGCCAATCCCAAGTTGAGCGCGCTTTCCGATTATCAAGGACCATCCATGGGATATCAAAGGGCCGCATGGCGGGCTCAGCTCCTACTTCGTGGTCGTCGCATTTTTCTGTACACCAATCCGACAATTGTGCCAGAGACATGCTGTTTTCAACGCCCCCACTAAAATTGCAGATTTGATCGCTTGTGCTAGCATCTGCTGAAAACTGCTTGAAGAGAAGAGGCACAAGATCTTTGGGATGGAGGCAATCCCGGACTTGGTCGCCTTTTCCTCCAAAGCCAATATACTTGATGGGTTGTTTTCTCAGGTAAGCGTTTATCCAGAACGAAAAGATCCCTTGGTCTGGGCGACCAAATTGTCCCTTGCCTGCAAGAACTCCGCAGCGGTTTACCCAGACTGGAAAATCGAAGGTACTGCCGTATTCTAGCGCCAAGACTTCGGAAGCAACCTTTGAAGCTCCATATAGAGAAACTGGAGCTAAAGTACTATATGTTTCTCCAACTCCATAAGTGGAAATTCCTTCTGGAAACTTTTGGTCATCAATGGGCCGGAATGCGTTGTCCACAGACTCAACTTCAATGGAGCTGATTCCTGGAATAGAGTAAACTCGACTGGTACTAAGTAGGACGAATCCTGCTTTGCAGCTCTTGCAATACTCCAGTAGCTGGACCGTTCCACCCAGGTTATGCTCAATCAGTTGAAGGCTGCTGGTTTTACCATCTACTCCAGCCAGAACACTGGGGTTAGCCGCAGCATCAATTACCCAATCCACTTTGGGGAGTGTTTCAAGATCGCTTCGGTTGCGTATGTCTCCATGAAATACCGTAACGCCCATAGCTTTTAGCTCTAGGCGATTATTTTCGCTGCCCGGTCGTATGAAATTGTCGAGACCGTAAATCGAAATGTCCGGCTTATGAGCCAGCAACTCTTTCGCAATAGTGCTTCCGACAAATCCGGCAATACCTGTGATCAGGATTTTCATTGAGCTTCACGAGCCTTCCAGGCATCTACAATTTGTCCGATAGTTTCTTCGAGGGAGATGGTAATATCCCAATTTGGATAGTGCTCCCTCATCTTACTTAAATCGCTGTAGTAACAAATATGGTCACCAATCCGATTGTCATCCAAATAGGTGTACTCCTGCTTTTTCCCGGAGAAGGTGGCAGCAATATCGAAGGCCTCGAGGATGGAACATGAGTTGTTCTTTCCACCTCCAATGTTGTAGACTTCTCCGCAGCGAGGATCTTTGAAAAATTCATACATGAATCGAACGACATCCTCCGAATGGATATTGTCTCGCACTTGCTTTCCTTTGTACCCGAAAATCTTATACTCTCTGCCTTCGAGATTGCATTTAACGAGGTACGATAAAAATCCATGCAATTCTACGCCTGTATGATTGGGGCCGGTAAGACATCCACCTCTTAGGCAGCAAGAGGGCATATCGAAATATCGACCGTACTCTTGGACCATAATGTCAGCCGCTACTTTTGATGCGCCAAACAAAGAATGTTTACATTGATCAATGGAAAAGGTTTCAGGAATTCCTTCAGCATAGCTTTCGTCATCATAATCCCACCGTGTGTCGAGCTCCTTGAGTTTGATGTTATTGGGAGCATCTCCATAGACTTTATTGGTAGACATATGGATAAATGGAACGTCTGTATTTACTCTTCGATTTGCCTCCAGCAAATTGAGAGTTCCCACTGCGTTCGTATCAAAGTCATCAAAGGGAATAGCTGCTGCTCTATCGTGACTCGGTTGTGCGGCAGTATGGATAACAACGTCCGGACGGACATCATCGACCAATTTAAGTATTCCATCTCTGTCACGAATATCGACCTCGTGGTGTTTGAAATTCGTCAGATCAGTAGTCAGTCGTTCTTGATTCCAACGAGTGTCGCCCTGAGGTCCAAAAAAGACTGCACGTTGGTTGTTGTCCACGCCATGAACTTCAAATCCTTGTCTATGGAAGAATGTACATACTTCTGAGCCAATAAGGCCCGAAGAACCAGTTACTAGTAGCTTTTGCATATGGTCGCTAATTGATAGGATGAATTAGATCTCGTTTGAGATGATATCTGTAAAGCCGAGTTCTAAGATGAGTTGCCGGTAGTATTCGCTAAGTTGTCGAGGGTAAAATAGTCTATTATATCTAGAGCCGTAGATGCGGTGTTTTAACCCATTTTTGTATTGGTGCACTTTCTTTATAGCTCTGACTCTCCAAGGCTTAGGAAAGCTTTGTTTGAGAGACATCATATGGTCTAGAGAATCCAATAGATCGGGATGCTCCTTTATGGTGTAAAAAGTATCAGCCGTTTTAAAAACGAGACGGTTTCTTAGATGTTTGAACTTGGGTGGCACGTGGCGTTGTAGGTGAGCGATCAGGGAGTTAAAGAACTCGGCTTCCGCTTTGCTCTTTTTAATGGAATCTGCGCCCGTAGCCGAGAGTTTGTCCGTTGAGTTGTTACGGTAAATGACTATGGGTGCATCTTCAAAGGCCATTACCGCGTTATTTAAAACGATTCGCGCTAAATAGTCTATATCCTCCAAATAACTTACATCTGTTTTAAAAGGGCCTATTTTGTCCAAAAATTCACGTTTAAACAGATATGTTTGGAGTACTGTCGACCAGCCTTCCAACAATGCCGGGATCATAGCGGAGGAAGGGATCTCTTGAGATTGGAGAACCAGACCGTCCAATGTGATTGTGGATTCCTGGATTTGGAACTTTCCCCAAGGAGAGTAAACGGCGTCCGCTTTGTTGCGATGGAGGCATTCCATCTGGCTTGATATCTTGTTTTTGGACGCCAAATCGTCATTATCCATGAACTGAATGTACTTACCTTTTGCGAGCTTGAGTCCATTGTTTCTAGCCGCCCCAGGGCCTTGGTTTTTTTGGGAAACGACCTTAATCGCATCTCCAAATTTGTTTAGCCGAGTTGCCTGTTTTTAAGCATGAGATTAGATAGTTAAATTGACCAGCCCATTTAGAGCTGTTCCGGTCTTATGTTATAAAATTTAGCAGAATATGTATCCAAATACAATCGGGTCTGTCCGCAATTGTTCCCTGAAGGAATTCAGCAATTTTGCGTCAGGGGAACCACTATGCAAGGGTAATTGAAAATTGAATGAGAGGTATACCTACAGCAAACTCTTTCTGAGCTTTTCTGTCTGGTCTATGAAATACTCTTGAATCGAGAATTCGCTTTTTTCCGTAGTGGCTTCAATGGAGACATAATCGCCAGTTGATTCTAACTTTTTGGCGTACTTGGTGTCTTTTAAATAGAGATTCAATAACTCATCTATCAAACGGGCTTTCAGCGAAGGATTACTCACTGGAAATACGCATTCAATTCTACGAAAGAAATTGCGTGGCATCCAATCCGCGCTGCCAGTGAATACCAGAGGCGGCTTATCTCCGTTTTCAAAATAATATACCCGGCTATGTTCCAGGTATCTGCCCAGTATGCTGATCACGCGGATATTTTCGCTTAATTCCTCTACGCCTGGAACGAGTCCACAAATCCCGCGAATAATTAGAATGATTTCAACGCCAGCGATGGATGCGGTGTACAAATTGTCGATGGTTTCCTGATCAATCAAACTGTTCACTTTTGCTATGATTTTAGCCGGCTTTCCATCGCGTGCATTTTGCGCTTCTCGGCTTATCAGTTTATTCATCTCTTTGTGGAGATTGAATGGGGCGACCTTTAGAATTTGGAAATTGGGGGATCGTGCAAAGCCTGTCAGAGTGTTGAACAGATCTGCGACCTCCTTGGTCATTTCTTCATGGGAGGTCATTAAGCTAAGATCTGTATAGAGCTTCGCAGTTTTAGGATTATAGTTTCCTGTCCCGAGGTGGCAGTAGCGTTTTAATCCATCCGGCTCACGCCTAACTACCAGGCAACATTTGCAATGTGTTTTTAAATGCGTAAGGCCATAAACTACATGGACATCTGCCTCCTCCAGCTCTCTTGCCCATTGAATATTGTTTGCTTCGTCAAATCGTGCCTTTAGCTCGACGAGGGCCGTAACTTGTTTTCCATTCAGTGAAGCTTCCTTCAGCGCTTTGATGATCGGACTATCTCCGCTTGTCCGATACAAGGTTTGCTTGATTGCAAATACTTGAGGGTCGCGAGCCGCTTGTTCGATAAATTCCACCACTGGTGTAAATGAATCATATGGGTGGTGCAAGAGGACGTCCTCCTTGGAGAGGATTTTGAAGATCGAGTCCGGTTTGTTCAGCGGCGGTCGCACATAGGGGATGAAATTCTTAAATTTCAAGTCAGGTCGCGGGACCATATCCTCAAAGTCGCGGAGACGCATCATGTTGAGTGGTCCGTTGATCCTATAGACGTGCTCTTCTTTGAGGTTAATTTGTTTGAGTAACTCTTCGAGAAGCTCGTCTTCAATTCGATGCTCAACTTCCAATCGGACTGCCGCGTTCTTTCTTAGATTCCAAAGCTCTTCTTCAATTTTTGTTACCAGGTTCTCTACTTCTTCTTCGTCGAAATACAGATCGCTGTTGCGAGAAATCCGGAAGGCGTAAACCGCACGTACTTTGTATCCTGGAAAGAGTGTGTGGGCGAAAATCTTAAGGATGTCGCTCAGGAATATGTATTTTAGGTTGTTACCCGACTCAATCTGAACGACGCGGCTTAAAATACGCGGCACCGGGATAATCGCCATGTGGATTGAATCCGGATTACTGCCTTTGCCATGAACCCAGACAATGAGATTGAGAGTTTTATTTCCGATTTGGGGAAAGGGATGAGTAGGATCAATCGCCAGCGGAGTGAGGACTGGATACACTTCGCTGTCAAAATACTGCCTGACCCACTCCATATCCTTTTTCGACAAGGTATCTGGAGTGCGAAATAAGATCCCTTCCTCTTTCATTGCAGAGATTAGATGCTTATGCCAGCAACGGTATTGATCATCGACCAGCTTGCGGACAAGTTCTTGGACTCTTGTCAGTTGTTGGCGTGGGCTGAGACCATCCGCACTCAGTTCGCTTACATGCGAATCGGCCTGCTGCATAAGGCCCGCAACCCGAATTTCAAAAAACTCATCTAGATTGCTACTGACGAATGAGAGAAACTTTACCCTCTCCAGGATAGGGTATTTTTCACTCATCGCCTGTTCTAAGACTCGGCGATTAAATGCCAGCCAGCTTATCTCGCGATTAAAGTAGGGGACCCGTTTTTTGACTGGCTTGGTTTCTTCACTCATGCAAACCCAATACTATGTGGTATTTTCTATGCAGAATAAAGCTCTATTGGAGTTGAATGTTCGTTGAAGGGTATAAAGCCGGAAATAGTGCTCTTTATTTCACCTCACATGAATTAGAATAAATCCCAGAAGGATGTGCTTAGTCTTCTTTGGATTTGCCGGCTAGCTTCTCCATCAACTCGTAAACTCGGCCCAACATCTTCTTCGGATCTTCCAGAATACCTGCTTCGACGAGGGTATTATCAAAGATTTGGTCAGCGATATTCTTGGCCAAGTCCGGATTGCTATGTCGTAAAGAAGCTAGGTTCTTAATCAACCCATGTCTTGGATTAATGTGTAGAACCACTTTGGCCTCTATTTCAGGTGCATCCGGATTCATCTGTTGCATCATTCGACGCATCGAGGCTGTCATGAACTTGTCGCTGTTTGATGACATGGCCGGGCTGTCTACCAGGCGGTCGCTGATTTTTACTTCCTCAACGCTCTCTCCGATGGTTTCTTTCAACCAAGTGCTTAGCTTTTCGGCTTCGTCT
This genomic stretch from Opitutia bacterium ISCC 52 harbors:
- a CDS encoding NAD-dependent epimerase/dehydratase family protein; translated protein: MKILITGIAGFVGSTIAKELLAHKPDISIYGLDNFIRPGSENNRLELKAMGVTVFHGDIRNRSDLETLPKVDWVIDAAANPSVLAGVDGKTSSLQLIEHNLGGTVQLLEYCKSCKAGFVLLSTSRVYSIPGISSIEVESVDNAFRPIDDQKFPEGISTYGVGETYSTLAPVSLYGASKVASEVLALEYGSTFDFPVWVNRCGVLAGKGQFGRPDQGIFSFWINAYLRKQPIKYIGFGGKGDQVRDCLHPKDLVPLLFKQFSADASTSDQICNFSGGVENSMSLAQLSDWCTEKCDDHEVGAEPAMRPFDIPWMVLDNRKARSTWDWQPNTPINDILEEILAHARENPDWLEISKP
- a CDS encoding glycosyltransferase gives rise to the protein MENNSCQHVLFGSYLEYFSPFWIGSLKRVKKSGIVFGTVLHDPIRDTALGPSWWHNYSVEKAYDFVDLIFIHQILKDPSANVPTALPQYVVPHGPYPVDARPLSREDACAKLKLPEDRMLLLSFGHIRDNKNLDLAIKSLAVHPEIHLVVAGQSLNETQKQPEDYKLLAKEHNVEDQISFYTDYIPDEEVNDYFCAADGILLTYSKGFRSASGVLNLAAAFDKPCIASSGPSPLEDLVKEYSLGIWVNPDDAESLVAGMSEFKKQRLQPDWEGYRKDNSWERNAQITKDAFLKLGGAALKMRDSPPIL
- a CDS encoding PAS domain-containing protein, which encodes MPIQEIPLELDHLLKKGGMAYWQASNHRKSITSLSPWAAEVLGKKTGSISKQDDWFKSIHPNDLEDTKETILANQGKNIYQVDYRWADSNDSYIWLREIGHRKAPESPEYEGLIFAIKEQKELEHKALHISEREKRKLGRELHDDLCQQLAGMLFFTNNLVYQIKTGKETEVLVEATNEIKKQLQLSIEKTRCLSHGLNPVSLERKTFQECLIELIQQSQTLYSVNCQFQMSSDLTIEDQDIATHLFRITQESINNSIRHGNADTISITLQKEGDFGILTILDNGAGFKSDPLSTDGMGLHNLRSRARMINAVIDIGNNKQGGASVHCKFRIRPTQP
- a CDS encoding glycosyltransferase family 2 protein; the protein is MKVVSQKNQGPGAARNNGLKLAKGKYIQFMDNDDLASKNKISSQMECLHRNKADAVYSPWGKFQIQESTITLDGLVLQSQEIPSSAMIPALLEGWSTVLQTYLFKREFLDKIGPFKTDVSYLEDIDYLARIVLNNAVMAFEDAPIVIYRNNSTDKLSATGADSIKKSKAEAEFFNSLIAHLQRHVPPKFKHLRNRLVFKTADTFYTIKEHPDLLDSLDHMMSLKQSFPKPWRVRAIKKVHQYKNGLKHRIYGSRYNRLFYPRQLSEYYRQLILELGFTDIISNEI
- a CDS encoding glycosyltransferase, with product MKILYFNNSAFGGLAQYAHFQANALVDAGCEVDFLCPPNFPDYDDRR
- a CDS encoding NAD-dependent epimerase/dehydratase family protein, producing MQKLLVTGSSGLIGSEVCTFFHRQGFEVHGVDNNQRAVFFGPQGDTRWNQERLTTDLTNFKHHEVDIRDRDGILKLVDDVRPDVVIHTAAQPSHDRAAAIPFDDFDTNAVGTLNLLEANRRVNTDVPFIHMSTNKVYGDAPNNIKLKELDTRWDYDDESYAEGIPETFSIDQCKHSLFGASKVAADIMVQEYGRYFDMPSCCLRGGCLTGPNHTGVELHGFLSYLVKCNLEGREYKIFGYKGKQVRDNIHSEDVVRFMYEFFKDPRCGEVYNIGGGKNNSCSILEAFDIAATFSGKKQEYTYLDDNRIGDHICYYSDLSKMREHYPNWDITISLEETIGQIVDAWKAREAQ
- the ppk1 gene encoding polyphosphate kinase 1; the protein is MSEETKPVKKRVPYFNREISWLAFNRRVLEQAMSEKYPILERVKFLSFVSSNLDEFFEIRVAGLMQQADSHVSELSADGLSPRQQLTRVQELVRKLVDDQYRCWHKHLISAMKEEGILFRTPDTLSKKDMEWVRQYFDSEVYPVLTPLAIDPTHPFPQIGNKTLNLIVWVHGKGSNPDSIHMAIIPVPRILSRVVQIESGNNLKYIFLSDILKIFAHTLFPGYKVRAVYAFRISRNSDLYFDEEEVENLVTKIEEELWNLRKNAAVRLEVEHRIEDELLEELLKQINLKEEHVYRINGPLNMMRLRDFEDMVPRPDLKFKNFIPYVRPPLNKPDSIFKILSKEDVLLHHPYDSFTPVVEFIEQAARDPQVFAIKQTLYRTSGDSPIIKALKEASLNGKQVTALVELKARFDEANNIQWARELEEADVHVVYGLTHLKTHCKCCLVVRREPDGLKRYCHLGTGNYNPKTAKLYTDLSLMTSHEEMTKEVADLFNTLTGFARSPNFQILKVAPFNLHKEMNKLISREAQNARDGKPAKIIAKVNSLIDQETIDNLYTASIAGVEIILIIRGICGLVPGVEELSENIRVISILGRYLEHSRVYYFENGDKPPLVFTGSADWMPRNFFRRIECVFPVSNPSLKARLIDELLNLYLKDTKYAKKLESTGDYVSIEATTEKSEFSIQEYFIDQTEKLRKSLL